The following proteins come from a genomic window of Streptomyces liliiviolaceus:
- a CDS encoding roadblock/LC7 domain-containing protein gives MTNTETALKETLASIEGATGAALVDYTTGMALGTIGGSKSFDLTVAAAGNTDVVRAKIRTMEHLGLKGEIEDILITLSDQYHLIRLIKGRGGNGLFLYLVLDAKRANLAMARHQLKKIESDLEV, from the coding sequence ATGACGAACACCGAGACCGCGTTGAAAGAGACCCTGGCCTCCATCGAGGGCGCGACCGGAGCCGCTCTCGTCGACTACACCACCGGTATGGCGCTGGGCACGATCGGCGGCAGCAAGAGCTTCGACCTCACCGTCGCCGCGGCCGGCAACACCGACGTCGTCCGCGCCAAGATCCGCACCATGGAGCACCTGGGCCTGAAGGGCGAGATCGAGGACATCCTGATCACGCTGTCCGACCAGTACCACCTGATCCGGCTGATCAAGGGCCGGGGCGGCAACGGACTCTTCCTCTACCTGGTGCTCGACGCCAAACGCGCCAACCTGGCCATGGCCAGGCACCAGTTGAAGAAGATCGAGAGCGATCTGGAGGTCTGA
- a CDS encoding MurR/RpiR family transcriptional regulator, translating to METGPDSGGTSEANGADDTSGASADDRSAGASGGGDASGGGDASGGGDGAGAGVSDAPAGRLQALFEGHRLTPTQRRIAHSMVRRAADVPFLSSVELAELAGVSQPSVTRFAVALGFDGYPALRRHLREVAPAEPAPDTGSYNEYQQAVEAEIENLRHLASVLADPRPVERAGRLLAASRPLPVLGLRAAASQAYGFAYFAAKVHPDVRLLHEGGTMVHDRIDAAVRAGASTLLCFALPRHPREVVDTLAYAKEAGLTVVTVADSAFAPVAKVSDLLLPAAVGTGLAFDTVCAPMLLGRVLLEAMCDGLPDAQARLEEFDARAAARSLFVE from the coding sequence ATGGAAACTGGCCCGGACAGCGGCGGTACGAGCGAGGCGAACGGCGCCGACGACACGAGCGGTGCGAGCGCGGACGACCGGAGCGCGGGCGCGAGCGGTGGCGGGGACGCGAGCGGTGGCGGGGACGCGAGCGGTGGCGGGGACGGGGCGGGCGCGGGCGTGAGCGACGCGCCCGCCGGGCGGCTGCAGGCCCTCTTCGAGGGGCACCGGCTGACGCCCACCCAGCGGCGCATCGCGCACAGCATGGTGCGCCGGGCCGCCGACGTGCCGTTCCTGTCGAGCGTGGAACTGGCCGAACTCGCCGGGGTCAGCCAGCCCTCCGTCACCCGCTTCGCCGTCGCTCTCGGCTTCGACGGCTACCCGGCGCTGCGCAGACACCTGCGGGAGGTCGCACCGGCCGAACCCGCCCCCGACACCGGCTCGTACAACGAGTACCAGCAGGCCGTCGAGGCCGAGATCGAGAACCTCCGCCATCTCGCCTCCGTGCTGGCCGACCCGCGCCCCGTCGAACGGGCCGGCCGGCTCCTCGCCGCCTCCCGCCCCCTGCCGGTGCTCGGACTGCGGGCCGCCGCGTCCCAGGCGTACGGCTTCGCCTACTTCGCGGCCAAGGTCCACCCGGATGTCCGGCTGCTGCACGAGGGCGGCACGATGGTCCACGACCGCATCGACGCGGCGGTACGGGCCGGAGCCAGCACCCTGCTGTGCTTCGCGCTGCCCCGCCACCCGCGCGAGGTCGTCGACACCCTCGCCTACGCGAAGGAGGCTGGGCTGACCGTCGTCACCGTCGCGGACTCCGCGTTCGCGCCGGTCGCCAAGGTGTCCGACCTGCTGCTGCCCGCCGCCGTCGGAACCGGCCTCGCCTTCGACACGGTCTGCGCGCCGATGCTGCTCGGGCGGGTCCTGCTGGAGGCGATGTGCGACGGACTGCCGGACGCCCAGGCACGCCTGGAGGAGTTCGACGCGCGGGCCGCGGCGCGGAGCCTGTTCGTCGAGTAG
- a CDS encoding aromatic amino acid ammonia-lyase has product MSSRDVDTPSAGTYGLVVLDGYSTGVADVVRLADGSARPVPGTDAMKRVEESWDAARRIAATGRVYGRSTGVGANRNEDVPTEAAAEHGLRLLRSHAGAIGAELPAREVRAMLAVRANQLLAGGAGLRPTVVTALCEALESGAHPVVNEFGSVGTGDIAALAQVGLALAGEHPWRDGEGAGLSARAGTGVVEQAGAPEPQPLDNNDALALISSNALTLGQSALALHELRGLIGATQVVAALSLVAVDGSYEAYAAPVHAARPHRGSTEVARRMREMIGAPDRPTPPLGRIQDPYGFRCVPQIHGPAHDAADALEEVLAVEINAAAENPLICAADMAAYHHGGFYQAQLALALDHFRLSLTQVARLSTSRLSTLNEPAYTRLRPFLADHEPASSGVMILEYAAGAALGDLRAFSAPASLGHAVLSRGVEEQASFASLAARQTLRACSAYRLVVGCELVAAVRALRQRGLRPDPELPVGRALEIAESVLDADATDRPLTDDVTAAAALLDRFTDIWSGGTA; this is encoded by the coding sequence ATGTCGTCTCGGGATGTGGACACGCCGAGTGCGGGAACGTACGGCCTCGTGGTGCTGGACGGTTACAGCACAGGCGTCGCCGACGTCGTACGCCTCGCCGACGGGTCCGCGCGGCCCGTCCCCGGCACCGACGCGATGAAGCGTGTCGAGGAGTCCTGGGACGCGGCCCGGCGCATCGCCGCCACCGGCCGCGTGTACGGCCGCTCCACCGGAGTCGGCGCCAACCGGAACGAGGACGTGCCCACCGAGGCCGCCGCCGAACACGGTCTGCGTCTGCTGCGCAGCCACGCCGGGGCCATCGGCGCCGAACTGCCCGCCCGTGAGGTCCGGGCGATGCTCGCCGTGCGGGCCAACCAGCTCCTCGCGGGCGGTGCCGGTCTGCGCCCCACCGTCGTCACCGCGCTGTGCGAGGCGCTGGAGAGCGGCGCCCATCCCGTCGTGAACGAGTTCGGCTCGGTCGGCACCGGCGACATCGCGGCCCTGGCCCAGGTGGGCCTCGCGCTGGCGGGCGAGCACCCCTGGCGCGACGGCGAGGGGGCCGGCCTGTCCGCGAGGGCGGGCACCGGTGTCGTCGAGCAGGCGGGCGCGCCCGAGCCGCAGCCGCTCGACAACAACGACGCCCTCGCGCTCATCAGCAGCAACGCCCTCACCCTCGGCCAGTCGGCGCTCGCCCTGCACGAACTGCGCGGACTCATCGGGGCCACCCAGGTCGTCGCCGCGCTGTCACTGGTCGCGGTGGACGGCTCGTACGAGGCCTACGCGGCGCCCGTCCACGCCGCCCGGCCGCACCGCGGGTCGACCGAAGTGGCCCGGCGGATGCGGGAGATGATCGGCGCCCCCGACCGGCCGACCCCGCCGCTCGGACGGATCCAGGACCCGTACGGCTTCCGGTGCGTGCCCCAGATCCACGGCCCCGCGCACGACGCCGCCGACGCGCTGGAGGAGGTCCTCGCCGTCGAGATCAACGCGGCCGCCGAGAACCCGCTGATCTGCGCCGCCGACATGGCCGCCTACCACCACGGAGGCTTCTACCAGGCCCAGCTCGCCCTCGCCCTCGACCACTTCAGGCTCTCCCTCACCCAGGTCGCCCGCCTGTCGACCTCACGCCTGTCGACCCTCAACGAACCCGCCTACACCCGGCTGCGCCCCTTCCTCGCCGACCACGAGCCCGCCTCCTCCGGCGTGATGATCCTGGAGTACGCCGCCGGGGCCGCCCTCGGTGACCTGCGGGCCTTCTCCGCGCCCGCCTCGCTCGGCCACGCTGTACTCTCCCGGGGCGTCGAGGAACAGGCGAGTTTCGCCTCGCTCGCCGCTCGCCAGACCCTGCGCGCGTGCAGCGCGTACCGTCTCGTGGTCGGCTGCGAACTCGTCGCCGCCGTACGGGCGCTGCGCCAGCGCGGCCTGCGCCCCGACCCGGAGCTGCCGGTGGGCAGGGCACTGGAGATCGCCGAGTCGGTGCTCGACGCGGACGCGACCGACCGGCCGCTCACGGACGACGTGACGGCGGCGGCCGCGCTGCTCGACCGGTTCACGGACATCTGGAGTGGGGGCACGGCATGA
- a CDS encoding ABC transporter ATP-binding protein → MIQFDAVHKRFPNGTTAVHDLSLEMPEGGVTVLVGSSGCGKTTTLRMINRMVDPTSGTIRVGGRDVLEQDAADLRRSIGYVIQQSGLFPHRTVLDNIATVPLLLGWGRRKARSRAAELLETVGLSAEAGKRYPHQLSGGQQQRVGVARALAADPPVLLMDEPFGAVDPVVRTQLQDELLRLQKELNKTIVFVTHDIDEAVRLGDRIAVFRTGGHLVQCATPAELLARPADDFVADFLGAERGLKLLSLTSLKGIPQAPAPEGGTWELVLDGARKPLHWRTGPTGAGSAPSDSGTTELPVRPLRDTDSLLAALNESIASPAGLVARVDADGALTGVTSRDEIHRHAGLAHAEALVA, encoded by the coding sequence ATGATCCAGTTCGACGCGGTCCACAAGCGTTTCCCGAATGGCACCACCGCGGTCCACGACCTCTCCCTGGAGATGCCGGAAGGGGGCGTGACCGTCCTCGTGGGGTCTTCCGGTTGCGGCAAGACGACCACCCTCCGGATGATCAACCGGATGGTCGACCCCACCTCGGGCACCATCCGCGTCGGCGGCCGTGACGTGCTGGAACAGGACGCCGCCGACCTGCGCCGCTCCATCGGTTACGTCATCCAGCAGTCGGGCCTCTTCCCGCACCGCACGGTCCTCGACAACATCGCGACCGTGCCGCTGCTCCTCGGCTGGGGCCGCCGCAAGGCGCGGTCGCGGGCCGCGGAGCTCCTGGAGACGGTCGGCCTGAGCGCCGAGGCCGGCAAGCGCTACCCGCACCAGCTCTCCGGCGGCCAGCAGCAGCGCGTCGGCGTGGCCCGCGCGCTCGCCGCCGACCCGCCGGTGCTCCTGATGGACGAACCGTTCGGCGCGGTCGACCCGGTCGTGCGCACCCAGCTCCAGGACGAGCTGCTCCGGCTCCAGAAGGAGCTGAACAAGACGATCGTCTTCGTCACGCACGACATCGACGAGGCGGTACGGCTCGGCGACCGGATAGCCGTCTTCCGCACCGGCGGCCATCTCGTCCAGTGCGCCACCCCGGCCGAACTGCTGGCCCGCCCCGCGGACGACTTCGTCGCGGACTTCCTGGGCGCCGAACGCGGCCTGAAACTCCTGTCGCTGACCTCGCTCAAGGGCATCCCGCAGGCCCCGGCCCCCGAGGGCGGCACCTGGGAACTGGTCCTGGACGGCGCCCGCAAACCCCTGCACTGGCGCACCGGACCCACCGGCGCCGGCAGCGCGCCCAGCGACAGCGGGACCACCGAACTCCCCGTACGCCCCCTGCGCGACACCGACTCCCTGCTCGCCGCCCTCAACGAGTCCATCGCCTCCCCGGCCGGACTCGTGGCCCGGGTCGACGCCGACGGCGCTCTCACCGGCGTGACCTCGCGCGACGAGATCCACCGGCACGCGGGACTGGCCCACGCGGAAGCCCTGGTGGCGTGA
- a CDS encoding ABC transporter permease → MTIDWSWIGDHTDDLTTLTLSHLQAALSAVLLGLLISLPLAVVAHRIRPLRGVLLGLSNVLFTIPSIAVFVLLLPVSGLTRTTTVVGLTIYTLVVLLRNTVEGLDSVPAKTKEAAKAMGTRPLRTLLTVELPLALPVIMAGVRIATVMSISLVSVATYIGDGGLGQLFTDGFQRNFPTPVIVGVVLTLLLALVADSLLVAVQYVLTPWKRRRA, encoded by the coding sequence ATGACCATCGACTGGTCGTGGATCGGCGACCACACCGACGACCTCACCACCCTCACGCTCTCCCATCTCCAGGCGGCCCTGTCGGCCGTCCTCCTCGGCCTGCTGATCTCCCTGCCGCTGGCCGTGGTCGCCCACCGGATCCGGCCCCTGCGCGGGGTGCTCCTGGGCCTGTCGAACGTCCTGTTCACGATCCCGTCGATCGCGGTCTTCGTCCTGCTCCTGCCGGTCTCGGGACTGACCCGCACCACCACGGTCGTCGGACTGACGATCTACACCCTCGTCGTCCTCCTGCGGAACACGGTCGAGGGCCTCGACTCGGTCCCCGCGAAGACGAAGGAGGCCGCGAAGGCCATGGGGACGCGCCCGCTGCGCACCCTGCTCACCGTCGAACTCCCCCTCGCGCTCCCGGTGATCATGGCGGGCGTCCGGATCGCCACGGTCATGTCGATCTCGCTGGTCTCCGTGGCCACGTACATCGGCGACGGCGGTCTCGGCCAGCTCTTCACCGACGGTTTCCAGCGCAACTTCCCGACGCCGGTGATCGTGGGGGTCGTCCTGACGCTCCTGCTGGCGCTGGTCGCGGACTCCCTGCTGGTCGCCGTCCAGTACGTACTCACCCCGTGGAAGAGGCGGCGAGCCTGA
- a CDS encoding ABC transporter permease, producing MYELFKNLGDWLVSGEQWTGPDGIGHRLAEHLQYSLLATLVATAIALPLGLLIGHTGRGAFLAINLVSFGRALPTVGLVVLVFLASGLSMWPVYVALVALAVPSIVTNTYAGMTAVDPDVKDAARGQGMRWHQVLFQVELPLALPLIMTGLRLALIQVVATATIAAYVSFGGLGRYVFDGLAQRDLVQVLGGAVLVALVAVVLDLALSGVQRVLFRHRPA from the coding sequence ATGTACGAACTCTTCAAGAACCTCGGCGACTGGCTGGTCAGCGGCGAGCAGTGGACCGGGCCCGACGGCATCGGGCACCGTCTCGCCGAGCACCTCCAGTACTCGCTGCTCGCCACCCTCGTGGCGACCGCGATCGCCCTGCCGCTGGGCCTGCTGATCGGGCACACCGGCCGGGGCGCGTTCCTCGCCATCAACCTCGTGTCCTTCGGGCGCGCCCTGCCGACCGTCGGCCTGGTCGTGCTCGTCTTCCTCGCCAGCGGCCTGTCGATGTGGCCGGTGTACGTGGCGCTGGTGGCCCTCGCGGTGCCGTCGATCGTGACCAACACGTACGCGGGGATGACGGCCGTCGATCCGGACGTGAAGGACGCGGCTCGGGGGCAGGGGATGCGCTGGCACCAGGTCCTCTTCCAGGTGGAGCTGCCCCTAGCGCTGCCGCTGATCATGACGGGGCTGCGGCTGGCGCTGATCCAGGTGGTGGCCACGGCGACGATCGCGGCGTACGTGTCCTTCGGCGGGCTGGGGCGGTACGTGTTCGACGGGCTCGCTCAGCGGGATCTTGTGCAGGTGCTGGGCGGGGCGGTGCTTGTCGCCCTTGTCGCCGTCGTTCTCGATCTCGCGCTGAGTGGGGTGCAGCGGGTGTTGTTCCGGCATCGGCCCGCGTAG
- a CDS encoding ABC transporter substrate-binding protein, with protein MNRRTLLGGLFAAASVPVLAACGSGITSLDGDGGGGGGGGSSKDGITIGTANFTENQVLGFLYAAVLEAAGVKTKVRPNLGTREILIPALKGGDIDLLPEYQGALLHYLSPKSRATEEGEMQNALAMALPAGLQVLPYGRAEDSDAFVVTRETADRYGLSSLADLKKQNGKLVIGAAPEVKKREVGAVGLKSRYGVEFKEFKSLDSSGPLVKGALKKGDVDVANLFTTDTDIVANDWVVLTDPENLIPGQHIVPLVADRRADSTVRKALAELGNVLTTADLTELNRKVDKDKKDPEDVANAYAKEKGLTD; from the coding sequence ATGAACCGACGCACCCTCCTCGGTGGGCTGTTCGCCGCCGCCTCCGTTCCCGTTCTTGCCGCCTGCGGCAGTGGGATCACCTCTCTCGACGGTGACGGGGGTGGTGGCGGCGGTGGCGGGTCCAGCAAGGACGGGATCACCATCGGGACCGCCAACTTCACCGAGAACCAGGTGCTCGGCTTCCTCTACGCGGCCGTCCTGGAAGCCGCCGGAGTGAAGACGAAGGTCCGTCCGAACCTCGGCACCCGCGAGATCCTCATCCCCGCGCTCAAGGGCGGCGACATCGACCTGCTCCCCGAGTACCAGGGCGCCCTCCTGCACTACCTCTCCCCCAAGTCCCGGGCCACGGAGGAGGGCGAGATGCAGAACGCCCTCGCGATGGCCCTGCCCGCCGGGCTCCAGGTGCTGCCGTACGGCAGGGCCGAGGACTCGGACGCGTTCGTCGTCACGCGGGAGACCGCCGACAGGTACGGCCTGTCCTCCCTCGCCGACCTGAAGAAGCAGAACGGCAAGCTCGTCATCGGCGCCGCGCCCGAGGTGAAGAAACGCGAGGTGGGCGCGGTGGGCCTGAAGAGCCGTTACGGGGTCGAGTTCAAGGAGTTCAAGTCCCTGGACTCCTCGGGACCGCTGGTGAAGGGCGCCCTGAAGAAGGGCGACGTGGACGTGGCGAACCTCTTCACCACCGACACCGACATCGTGGCCAACGACTGGGTCGTCCTCACGGACCCGGAGAACCTGATACCCGGCCAGCACATCGTCCCCCTGGTCGCCGACCGCAGGGCCGACTCGACGGTCCGCAAGGCCCTCGCCGAACTCGGCAACGTCCTCACCACGGCCGATCTGACCGAGCTGAACCGCAAGGTCGACAAGGACAAGAAGGACCCGGAGGACGTGGCGAACGCGTACGCGAAGGAGAAGGGGCTCACCGACTAG
- a CDS encoding cystathionine beta-synthase, whose amino-acid sequence MQFHDSMISLVGNTPLVRLNSVTAGIQATVLAKVEYFNPGGSVKDRIALRMIEAAEKSGALQPGGTIVEPTSGNTGVGLAIVAQTKGYKCIFVCPDKVSTDKINVLRAYGAEVVVCPTAVDPEHPDSYYNVSDRLVRETPGAWKPDQYSNADNPASHYHSTGPELWTQTEGRITHFVTGVGTGGTISGTGRYLKDASDGKVQVVGADPEGSVYSGGSGRPYLVEGVGEDFWPTAYDRTVADEIVAVSDKDSFQMTRRLAKEEGLLVGGSCGMAVVAALRVAERLGPDDVVVVLLPDSGRGYLSKIFNDEWMADYGFLEDEGPSARVADVLSDKVHGAMPQLVHMHPDETVGEAIEVLREYGVSQMPIVKPGAGHPDVMAAEVVGSVVERELLDALFTQRASLTDPLEKHMSAPLPQVGSGEPVGDLMTVLGAADAAIVLVEGRPTGVVSRQDLLSFLAKGGRQ is encoded by the coding sequence GTGCAATTCCACGACTCGATGATCAGTCTCGTCGGCAACACCCCGCTGGTGAGGCTCAACAGCGTGACCGCCGGCATCCAGGCGACCGTCCTCGCGAAGGTCGAGTACTTCAACCCCGGCGGCTCCGTGAAGGACCGCATCGCCCTGCGCATGATCGAGGCCGCGGAGAAGAGCGGCGCGCTCCAGCCGGGTGGCACGATCGTCGAGCCGACCAGCGGCAACACGGGTGTGGGCCTTGCCATCGTGGCCCAGACGAAGGGCTACAAGTGCATCTTCGTGTGCCCCGACAAGGTGAGCACCGACAAGATCAACGTGCTGCGCGCGTACGGGGCCGAGGTCGTCGTCTGCCCCACCGCGGTCGACCCCGAGCACCCCGACTCCTACTACAACGTCTCCGACCGGCTGGTGCGGGAGACGCCCGGAGCCTGGAAGCCCGACCAGTACTCGAACGCCGACAATCCCGCCTCGCACTATCACTCCACCGGCCCTGAGCTGTGGACGCAGACGGAGGGGCGGATCACTCACTTCGTCACGGGCGTGGGCACCGGCGGCACCATCTCCGGCACCGGCCGCTATCTGAAGGACGCCAGCGATGGCAAGGTCCAGGTCGTCGGCGCGGACCCGGAGGGGTCGGTCTACTCCGGCGGCTCCGGGCGCCCGTATCTCGTCGAGGGCGTCGGCGAGGACTTCTGGCCGACCGCGTACGACCGGACCGTCGCCGACGAGATCGTCGCCGTGTCCGACAAGGACTCCTTCCAGATGACCCGGCGCCTCGCCAAGGAGGAGGGCCTGCTCGTCGGCGGCTCCTGCGGCATGGCCGTCGTGGCGGCGCTGCGGGTGGCCGAGCGGCTCGGTCCGGACGATGTCGTGGTCGTCCTGCTCCCCGACAGCGGGCGCGGATACCTCAGCAAGATCTTCAACGACGAGTGGATGGCCGACTACGGCTTCCTGGAGGACGAGGGCCCCAGCGCCCGCGTCGCCGACGTCCTGAGCGACAAGGTGCACGGCGCGATGCCGCAGCTCGTCCACATGCACCCCGACGAGACGGTCGGCGAGGCGATCGAGGTGCTGCGCGAGTACGGCGTCTCGCAGATGCCCATCGTGAAGCCGGGCGCCGGACACCCGGACGTGATGGCCGCCGAGGTCGTGGGCTCCGTCGTCGAACGGGAACTGCTCGACGCGCTGTTCACCCAGCGGGCCTCCCTCACCGATCCGCTGGAGAAGCACATGTCGGCGCCGCTGCCGCAGGTCGGCTCCGGTGAGCCGGTGGGCGACCTGATGACCGTGCTCGGCGCGGCCGACGCCGCGATCGTTCTGGTGGAGGGCAGGCCCACCGGGGTCGTCAGCCGCCAGGACCTGCTGTCTTTCCTCGCCAAGGGTGGCCGGCAGTAG
- a CDS encoding SGNH/GDSL hydrolase family protein has product MSSLSRARVARRIAAGAAYGGGGIGLLGAATVGVVLAEVQLAKRQVGHGRSPHPPSADGLYGYAYAGGEEPLRLTMLGDSTAAGQGVHRARQTPGALLASGLAAVAERPVRLRNVALPGAQSDDLDRQVRLVLADPDGLPEVCVIMVGANDVTHRMPATRSVRHLSAAVRRLRTAGAEVIVGTCPDLGTIEPVHRPLRWFARRASRQLAAAQTIGTVEQGGRTVSLGDLLGPEFAENPRELFGPDSYHPSAEGYATAAMAVLPTVCAALGLWPAEEERPDVSRREGFLPVARAAAEAASEPGTEVAAAMPTGPRGPWALLKRRRRRRVPASDPAPTSP; this is encoded by the coding sequence ATGTCGAGCTTGTCGAGGGCGAGGGTGGCACGGCGGATCGCGGCGGGCGCGGCGTACGGCGGCGGCGGGATCGGGCTGCTGGGCGCGGCGACGGTCGGAGTGGTGCTGGCCGAGGTGCAGCTGGCGAAACGGCAGGTGGGCCACGGGCGCAGTCCGCACCCACCGAGCGCGGACGGCCTGTACGGGTACGCGTACGCCGGTGGGGAGGAACCGCTGCGCCTGACGATGCTCGGTGACTCGACCGCGGCGGGGCAGGGGGTGCACCGGGCCCGGCAGACACCGGGCGCGCTGCTGGCGTCCGGGCTCGCGGCGGTGGCGGAACGGCCGGTGCGGTTGCGGAACGTGGCCCTGCCCGGCGCCCAGTCGGACGACCTGGACCGCCAGGTCCGGCTGGTCCTCGCCGATCCGGACGGGTTGCCCGAGGTGTGCGTGATCATGGTCGGCGCGAACGACGTGACGCACCGGATGCCGGCGACGAGGTCGGTCCGCCATCTGTCGGCCGCGGTACGGCGCCTGCGTACGGCCGGTGCGGAGGTGATCGTCGGCACCTGCCCCGACCTGGGCACGATCGAGCCGGTCCACCGGCCGCTGCGGTGGTTCGCGCGGCGGGCCTCGCGTCAGCTGGCGGCGGCGCAGACGATCGGCACGGTCGAGCAGGGCGGGCGGACGGTGTCGCTGGGCGACCTGCTGGGGCCGGAGTTCGCGGAGAACCCGCGCGAGCTGTTCGGGCCCGACAGCTACCACCCCTCGGCGGAGGGGTACGCGACGGCGGCGATGGCGGTGCTGCCGACGGTGTGCGCGGCGCTGGGGCTGTGGCCGGCGGAGGAGGAGCGTCCTGACGTGTCCCGTCGGGAGGGGTTCCTTCCCGTGGCGCGAGCGGCGGCGGAGGCGGCGTCGGAGCCGGGTACGGAGGTGGCCGCGGCGATGCCTACGGGGCCGCGCGGTCCCTGGGCCCTCCTGAAGCGCCGCCGCCGCCGACGCGTCCCGGCGTCGGACCCGGCCCCGACGTCCCCCTGA
- a CDS encoding acetyl-CoA C-acetyltransferase: MPEAVIVSTARSPIGRAFKGSLKDLRPDDLTATIIQAALAKVPELDPKDIEDLMLGCGLPGGEQGNNLGRIVAVQMGMDHLPGCTITRYCSSSLQTTRMALHAIKAGEGDVFISAGVELVSRFTKGNSDSLPDTHNPLFADAEARTAEVAASEGASWHDPREDGLVPDAYIAMGQTAENLARIKGVTRQDMDEFGVRSQNLAEEAIKNGFWEREITPVTTPDGTVVSKDDGPRAGVTLDGVAGLKPVFRPDGLVTAANCCPLNDGAAALVIMSDTKARDLGLTPLARIVSTGVTGLSPEIMGLGPVEASKQALSRAGLTVDDIDLFEINEAFAAQVIPSYRDLEIPLEKLNVNGGAIAVGHPFGMTGARITGTLINSLQFHDKQFGLETMCVGGGQGMAMVIERLS; the protein is encoded by the coding sequence ATGCCCGAAGCCGTGATCGTCTCGACCGCCCGCTCCCCCATCGGCCGCGCATTCAAGGGCTCCCTCAAGGACCTGCGCCCCGACGACCTCACCGCCACCATCATCCAGGCGGCCCTCGCCAAGGTCCCTGAGCTCGATCCGAAGGACATCGAGGACCTGATGCTCGGCTGCGGCCTCCCCGGCGGCGAGCAGGGCAACAACCTCGGCCGCATCGTGGCCGTGCAGATGGGCATGGACCACCTCCCCGGCTGCACGATCACCCGTTACTGTTCCTCCTCGCTCCAGACGACCCGCATGGCCCTGCACGCCATCAAGGCGGGCGAGGGCGACGTCTTCATCTCGGCGGGCGTCGAGCTGGTGTCGCGCTTCACGAAGGGCAACTCCGACAGCCTCCCGGACACCCACAACCCGCTGTTCGCGGACGCGGAGGCCCGCACCGCCGAGGTCGCCGCCAGCGAGGGCGCGTCCTGGCACGACCCGCGCGAGGACGGCCTGGTCCCGGACGCGTACATCGCGATGGGCCAGACCGCGGAGAACCTCGCCCGGATCAAGGGCGTCACCCGCCAGGACATGGACGAGTTCGGTGTCCGCTCGCAGAACCTCGCCGAGGAAGCCATCAAGAACGGCTTCTGGGAACGCGAGATCACCCCGGTGACCACCCCGGACGGCACGGTCGTCAGCAAGGACGACGGCCCCCGCGCCGGCGTCACGCTGGACGGCGTCGCGGGCCTCAAGCCCGTCTTCCGCCCCGACGGCCTGGTCACGGCGGCCAACTGCTGCCCGCTGAACGACGGCGCCGCCGCCCTCGTGATCATGTCGGACACGAAGGCCCGCGACCTCGGTCTGACCCCGCTGGCCCGGATCGTGTCGACCGGCGTCACCGGCCTGTCCCCCGAGATCATGGGCCTGGGCCCGGTGGAGGCGTCGAAGCAGGCCCTCTCCCGTGCCGGTCTGACGGTCGACGACATCGACCTGTTCGAGATCAACGAGGCGTTCGCCGCCCAGGTGATCCCGTCCTACCGCGACCTGGAGATCCCGCTGGAGAAGCTGAACGTGAACGGCGGCGCGATCGCGGTCGGCCACCCCTTCGGCATGACCGGCGCCCGCATCACCGGCACGCTCATCAATTCCCTCCAGTTCCACGACAAGCAGTTCGGCCTGGAGACGATGTGCGTGGGCGGCGGCCAGGGCATGGCGATGGTCATCGAGCGCCTGAGCTGA